A stretch of DNA from Flavobacteriales bacterium:
GCCTAAATCGTTATCTGAGCCCATCGAATTGTCATTTGTGAGAATCGAAGAATTGGATGTTTCTGCTATCTCAAAAGAAGAGGCCAGTTTTCTTGCCGATGCTTATCTCGATCATCGCTTTGATATTCTTGGCAGTGGATGGGTGAAAAATTCATACGATGCTGCTGCCGCAGGCTTTGAAGGTGCTCATTTCGAGCATAACATATATTTTGATTATTACGACGTTTATGGAAATTGGCTGAGAAAAATTGTTCAGAAAAAACAATACAGAATGAGCAAACACGTCTGGGGCGAAATGAGTCGAATCACCTATGACCATGAGGGGATTGATTGGCAGAAGGATGTGAAATCTGGATTTAGGTGGGCCGCGAAAGATTGGTATAAGGATCAAACCATCAAATCACATGGGGAACATGGTGTGGATATAAAGGTGCCATTTGAATTATCAAGATTGCAACATTTACCTCAAATGGCAATATTAGCGTTGGTATTGCCGGAGAGGAAAACAGAGTTGTTAAATGAGTTTTTATGTCAGACTATAGATTTTATAGCTGCAAACCCTCCGCGTTATGGCGTATGTTGGACAAGTTCAATGGAAGTAGGGATAAGGGCTGCAAATATGCTGATTGCCTTTGATTTATTTAGTCAGCTGGACACAGAGAAGGTTATCAATATAAATTTCCAAACACATATTGCAGATTCGATATATAGTCATGGAATGCATTTGGTTAAGAATTTAGAATACAAAGAATCAATTACCAATAACCATTACCTCTCCAATATCTGTGGATTGTTATTCGTGTCTTCCTATTTAGATGGCTATCCATTTGTAGATAGTTGGTTGGCTTTTTCTATTCAAGAATTAATATCCGAGATTGATAAACAGGTACTCGATGATGGGGGCGTATTTGAATCTTCAACTTCCTATCAAAGACTAACAGGGGAGATGATAGTTTATGCTATTGCCCTTCTTAAAGGTCTGCCCAACAAAAAACTAGAATATTTGAGATTATTTGACAGTAAAGACTGGAAAGGCAATAAGGGGTTGAATCCTGTTGAAAGTCAGAAGTATACCATTAGATCTGGTATTCAATTAGAGGAAGAAACTTTGGATAAAGTGGGTAGGATGATTGAGCTATCTGAAAAGCTGACGAAAACAAATGGTGAAATTGCGCAAGTTGGAGATAACGATAGTGGTCGCTTCTTTAATCTTAGTCCTGTGGGTAGCTTGATGTCTTTTGCAGATGCTAAAAGGAAATATCAAAACATTAATGGTCCGGATGAGCTGTATTCAAAACTTCATTTCGACCAGAACGCTTTAGATCATAGGCCTTTTGTTTCAGCGGGTTCAGGATTGTTCGAGCAAATAGGAAGACAAAGTAGTTATCCGCTGGAAAGATCTTTTGTGAAAAGTCTTACTAAGAATCGAGAATTGACGTACAAACCTTTTGGAAATGCCCATTCATATTCAGACAATAACTTGGATTTAGAATTTACTACGAAATCTATTTTACAAGATGAAATACCTAAGGGTGGTTCACTAAAAGACGAACTGGAGATATTGCCTTATGCCGAATTTGGTGCTTGTGTAATTCGTTCTAAACGAATTCATATGACGATTGCCTGTGGTAACAAACACGTCCGTCAGTACTGGACGCACACTCATAATGATAAGCTATCCTTTGAATTAAATGTAGATGGGATAGATCTGATTGTTCATCCAGGAACTTATTGCTATACATCTGTTCCGGAATTAAGAAATGCGTTTAGAAGTGTAGAATCTTATAATTCAATTATCGTTGAGGGTAAAGAGCAAAATGATTGGGTGGAGGGTGTTGAAGGTGTGTTTAGAACGGAGGCGCGGACGGAATGTACCTTGTTGGAGACAACTCCTAATTCCATAAAATTGATGGTAACCTATAAAGGGATTACCCATGTTCGGCTTATCTCGATAAATGATGATAGCATTGAGATCCATGATAGCTGTAACGAGAAGTTTAATATCGATTTTAATAGACATCGAATGTATTCGAATGGCTATGGCAAAAGACTAAATTAATTACGGTGAAAAAGGTTTTAGTAATCACGTACTATTGGCCGCCTGATAACAGTGCAGGTGTTTACCGGTGGCTGAAGTTTGTGAAATATCTAAGGTTCAATGAATGGGAGCCAATTGTTTATACGGCACTTCATGAAGATAATATTGGAGGCGATGCCAGTGTAGAACGAGATGTGCCAGAAGGGG
This window harbors:
- a CDS encoding alginate lyase family protein; protein product: MRIEELDVSAISKEEASFLADAYLDHRFDILGSGWVKNSYDAAAAGFEGAHFEHNIYFDYYDVYGNWLRKIVQKKQYRMSKHVWGEMSRITYDHEGIDWQKDVKSGFRWAAKDWYKDQTIKSHGEHGVDIKVPFELSRLQHLPQMAILALVLPERKTELLNEFLCQTIDFIAANPPRYGVCWTSSMEVGIRAANMLIAFDLFSQLDTEKVININFQTHIADSIYSHGMHLVKNLEYKESITNNHYLSNICGLLFVSSYLDGYPFVDSWLAFSIQELISEIDKQVLDDGGVFESSTSYQRLTGEMIVYAIALLKGLPNKKLEYLRLFDSKDWKGNKGLNPVESQKYTIRSGIQLEEETLDKVGRMIELSEKLTKTNGEIAQVGDNDSGRFFNLSPVGSLMSFADAKRKYQNINGPDELYSKLHFDQNALDHRPFVSAGSGLFEQIGRQSSYPLERSFVKSLTKNRELTYKPFGNAHSYSDNNLDLEFTTKSILQDEIPKGGSLKDELEILPYAEFGACVIRSKRIHMTIACGNKHVRQYWTHTHNDKLSFELNVDGIDLIVHPGTYCYTSVPELRNAFRSVESYNSIIVEGKEQNDWVEGVEGVFRTEARTECTLLETTPNSIKLMVTYKGITHVRLISINDDSIEIHDSCNEKFNIDFNRHRMYSNGYGKRLN